The proteins below come from a single Chryseobacterium nepalense genomic window:
- a CDS encoding ABC transporter ATP-binding protein, producing the protein MSLQINNLTKKFGEQTALNNINISIDKNEIIGLLGPNGAGKSTLMKSIVGALKIDEGEIIFNGKNITENEIESKKKIGFLPENNPLYLEMFVKEYLQFVANIHHIPSSRLDEVIELVGITPEKTKKIGQLSKGYKQRVGLAQAIIHQPDLLILDEPTNGLDPNQIIEIRNVVKEIGQQKTVLLSTHIMQEVEALCSRVILIHKGNILQDCPINEFKGKFGSLEEAFASYTQASVVSEMNP; encoded by the coding sequence ATGTCTCTTCAGATAAATAATTTAACCAAGAAATTCGGTGAACAAACTGCACTGAACAACATCAATATTTCCATAGACAAAAATGAGATTATAGGGCTTTTAGGACCAAACGGCGCCGGGAAATCCACGTTAATGAAATCTATTGTAGGAGCTTTAAAAATTGATGAAGGAGAAATCATCTTCAACGGTAAAAATATTACCGAAAATGAGATAGAAAGCAAAAAAAAGATTGGCTTCCTTCCGGAAAACAATCCGCTTTATCTTGAGATGTTTGTAAAAGAATACCTTCAGTTCGTAGCTAATATTCATCACATCCCCTCTTCCAGATTAGATGAGGTTATAGAACTTGTAGGGATTACTCCTGAAAAGACAAAGAAAATCGGGCAACTTTCCAAAGGATATAAACAGAGGGTAGGTCTTGCCCAGGCCATTATCCATCAGCCGGATCTTTTAATCCTGGATGAGCCGACTAACGGACTTGATCCAAACCAGATTATTGAAATCAGAAACGTGGTGAAAGAAATCGGACAGCAAAAGACTGTATTGCTTTCCACCCACATCATGCAGGAAGTGGAAGCGTTATGTTCCCGCGTAATTCTTATTCATAAAGGTAATATTCTTCAGGATTGTCCTATTAATGAATTTAAAGGTAAATTCGGAAGTCTGGAGGAGGCTTTTGCAAGTTATACCCAGGCATCCGTTGTCTCTGAAATGAATCCTTAA
- a CDS encoding helix-turn-helix domain-containing protein — protein sequence MEQKKIIRIKSISEFHQFRGLPKPAHPLISIVDYASIKHQPEMEETSWMFDFYQISVKKGIDGKFKYGQLDYDFDDGVMFFIAPNQIFNIRVNHHSTMERSGWMLLIHPDFFWNTSLAKTISRYEYFDYSVNEALFLSEKEENILNEIVENIREEYHSNIDKYSRKIIISHIETLLSYAERFYSRQFITREKANHQILDKVENLLNEYFADDLISKKLPTVQYVADALNISPKYLSGLLKTLTGQGTQQHIHGKLIEKAKEKLSTTNLSISEIAYELGFEHSQSFSKLFKTKTDLSPLEFRASFD from the coding sequence ATGGAGCAGAAAAAAATAATCAGGATAAAATCAATCAGCGAATTTCATCAGTTCAGAGGTTTGCCAAAACCTGCACATCCGCTCATTAGTATTGTAGATTATGCTTCTATAAAACACCAGCCTGAAATGGAAGAAACAAGCTGGATGTTTGATTTTTATCAGATTTCCGTTAAAAAAGGAATTGATGGAAAATTTAAGTACGGACAGCTGGACTATGATTTTGATGATGGGGTGATGTTTTTTATTGCTCCGAACCAGATTTTTAATATACGCGTCAATCATCATTCAACGATGGAGCGTTCAGGATGGATGTTGCTTATACATCCTGATTTTTTCTGGAACACATCACTTGCAAAAACCATCAGCCGTTATGAATATTTTGATTATTCGGTAAATGAAGCCTTATTTCTTTCTGAAAAAGAAGAAAACATACTTAACGAAATAGTGGAAAACATCCGGGAAGAGTATCATTCAAACATCGATAAATACAGCAGGAAAATCATCATTTCTCATATAGAAACGTTACTAAGTTATGCTGAGAGATTTTACAGCCGCCAGTTCATAACCCGGGAAAAAGCGAATCACCAGATTCTGGATAAGGTGGAAAATTTGCTTAATGAATATTTTGCAGATGATTTAATCTCCAAAAAACTGCCTACCGTACAATACGTTGCAGATGCTTTAAATATTTCTCCCAAGTATCTCAGTGGTTTGCTTAAAACATTAACCGGGCAGGGGACACAGCAACATATTCACGGAAAATTAATTGAAAAAGCCAAAGAAAAATTATCAACTACCAATCTTTCGATAAGTGAAATTGCTTACGAGCTGGGTTTCGAACATTCGCAGTCTTTCAGCAAACTGTTCAAAACAAAGACTGATCTTTCGCCTCTGGAATTTCGTGCTTCCTTTGATTAG
- a CDS encoding OmpA family protein — protein MKSKLSILSLAIALPTCLFAQDSLQVMNNTQYPNTFSSGSADVQPFTNSAKRFNDWSISFGAGVPWLQSADLVSYKTKDGYGKDLFGYSAYVSVDKAITHAFGLKLQYDRGETRQGYFNTKDAAPANAAANNQYGARTQYDAISILGDINFSNLLRRVDNKSPFRWALHGYAGIGTLAYRAYLKDETGQRLMTEIKPFRFDSFFGQAGAGLKYKISNRLDLEGRVMYVVTTDDAFDGGGQQYSAINRRNNKSSDNFINTTLGLTVNLGKHESHLMWHDPLQEAYYKISVLESKVTDLVVCKNGDADNDGVCDDWDRQLDTPAGARVDGSGVALDVDLDGVIDLYDKCVTVPGSVENNGCPDQTQGQGAVAETETKLEGIEFDLNSDRILPSNTPILNNAVSYINSSDGSYTVVGATDTRGTEAYNKMLSERRANNVKNYLMQNGVQSGKLDAQGNGKTDLKYPECDPASKCPEWKNRANRRVYFKAK, from the coding sequence ATGAAATCAAAACTATCAATCTTATCGTTGGCAATAGCATTACCCACATGCCTTTTTGCCCAGGATTCATTACAGGTTATGAATAACACACAGTATCCGAATACTTTCTCTTCAGGATCTGCAGATGTGCAACCATTTACAAACTCTGCAAAGAGATTCAATGACTGGTCAATCTCTTTTGGTGCTGGTGTGCCTTGGCTACAAAGTGCTGATCTTGTATCTTATAAAACAAAAGACGGTTACGGAAAAGATTTATTTGGTTATTCTGCATATGTGAGTGTAGATAAAGCCATTACACATGCTTTCGGATTAAAATTACAATATGACCGAGGTGAAACAAGACAGGGGTATTTTAATACCAAAGATGCTGCACCTGCAAACGCTGCTGCTAATAATCAGTATGGAGCAAGAACACAATATGATGCGATCTCTATTTTAGGAGATATTAATTTCTCTAATCTTTTAAGAAGAGTTGATAACAAATCACCATTCAGATGGGCATTACACGGTTATGCAGGTATTGGTACTTTAGCATACAGAGCTTACCTAAAAGATGAAACAGGACAAAGGTTAATGACTGAGATCAAACCATTTAGATTTGATTCATTTTTTGGACAGGCTGGTGCCGGTTTGAAATATAAAATCAGTAACCGCCTTGATCTGGAAGGAAGAGTAATGTATGTTGTAACGACAGATGATGCATTTGATGGTGGAGGCCAGCAGTACAGTGCAATCAACAGAAGAAATAATAAAAGTTCTGATAATTTCATCAATACAACTTTAGGGCTTACTGTTAATTTAGGAAAGCATGAATCTCACCTGATGTGGCATGATCCTTTGCAGGAAGCTTATTACAAAATTAGCGTTTTGGAATCTAAAGTTACAGATTTAGTAGTTTGTAAAAATGGAGATGCTGATAATGACGGTGTTTGTGACGATTGGGACAGACAACTTGATACTCCTGCAGGTGCAAGAGTAGACGGATCAGGAGTTGCTTTAGACGTAGATCTTGACGGAGTAATCGACCTTTACGACAAATGTGTAACCGTTCCGGGAAGTGTGGAAAATAACGGATGTCCGGATCAGACTCAGGGACAGGGTGCTGTTGCTGAAACAGAAACAAAACTTGAAGGTATTGAATTTGACCTTAATTCAGACAGAATCTTACCCTCAAACACGCCGATCTTAAATAACGCAGTAAGCTATATCAATTCATCAGACGGTTCATATACTGTTGTTGGGGCTACTGATACAAGAGGAACTGAAGCTTACAACAAAATGTTGTCTGAAAGAAGAGCTAATAATGTAAAAAATTATTTGATGCAGAATGGTGTGCAGTCAGGAAAACTTGATGCTCAGGGAAATGGTAAAACAGACCTGAAATATCCTGAATGTGATCCTGCTTCAAAATGTCCTGAATGGAAAAACAGAGCGAATAGAAGAGTGTATTTTAAAGCAAAATAA
- a CDS encoding SDR family oxidoreductase, whose translation MKVFVTGASGFIGSAIVRELIDAGHQVTGLARSEKSAEKIRQAGAEAVEGSLADLEILKQHALYADGIIHTAFSHDFMISKDISQFPKAAEMDRIAIETMGEVLIGTDKPLIVTAGLLGLPLINGKITEESVAENSLRASETTALKLAERGINTSVIRLAPSVHDVGDYGFVPFMISQAKENGVSAYPGNGNNRWTGIHRLDAARLFRLALEKGARGALYNGVEDESIELKELATLIGEKLHVPLKAVSGEDLNKHFEWLAHFITMDCPVTNLKTKRQLGWEPMHISLLEDIEQNYF comes from the coding sequence ATGAAAGTATTTGTAACAGGAGCTTCAGGATTTATAGGTTCCGCAATTGTAAGAGAATTAATTGATGCGGGACACCAGGTGACCGGTTTGGCACGTTCGGAAAAATCAGCAGAAAAAATCAGGCAGGCAGGGGCAGAAGCTGTGGAAGGCAGCCTTGCGGATCTGGAAATATTGAAACAACATGCTTTGTATGCAGATGGTATTATTCACACGGCCTTTTCTCATGACTTTATGATTTCAAAGGATATTTCGCAGTTTCCTAAAGCAGCAGAAATGGATCGTATAGCTATTGAAACAATGGGTGAAGTATTAATAGGTACTGATAAACCACTTATTGTCACTGCTGGACTTCTGGGTTTGCCTCTTATTAACGGAAAGATAACGGAAGAAAGTGTTGCCGAAAATTCTTTACGGGCTTCTGAAACAACAGCACTGAAGCTTGCAGAAAGAGGGATCAATACTTCGGTAATCAGGTTAGCCCCTTCTGTTCACGACGTGGGTGATTATGGTTTTGTCCCATTTATGATCTCGCAGGCAAAGGAAAATGGTGTTTCTGCATATCCCGGAAATGGAAATAACCGATGGACAGGAATACACCGACTGGATGCCGCACGATTATTCCGTCTCGCGCTGGAAAAAGGTGCGCGCGGTGCTTTATATAACGGTGTGGAGGATGAAAGTATTGAACTGAAAGAATTGGCAACACTGATCGGTGAGAAATTACATGTCCCTCTGAAAGCTGTGTCCGGAGAAGACTTAAACAAACATTTTGAATGGCTGGCCCACTTTATTACTATGGATTGTCCCGTAACTAATCTTAAAACAAAGAGACAATTGGGCTGGGAGCCAATGCATATCAGCTTATTGGAAGATATCGAACAGAATTATTTTTAA
- a CDS encoding T9SS type A sorting domain-containing protein produces the protein MLHLRQSRIVTMLMLSCSFSAYAQLVGSDVQLWEKTNPTLREATRCRDENLLNFHCGIKDKSLKKYIKYSKNKSHTLSLVHASKEDEMIWMNPDKEVSLGNTVYNKGKEAKEIGKKPSIFSFTGTADPDKQKTDSLKIRFEDQNLYEMIFLPRKAKTTDLNKIHSYLSIKYGISLEKGKYYGSDGKVIWDPEQHKDYSYRPTGLGRDDGNELYQKQSSNQADPFLAIGMNNIFRTNSENTTVLDNNNFVMWSDDNKDMSLKNDRILDVLDRNWEIGFIGNKIPKTGYQVRIIKETVNPKALPLSYWMLLKKDNGEIQKIAGVENGNYVTFSKVDFIDPFDTGNTTHFTFAVSPLKNTKPETGNQDPRSNTISEKDISLDLTKISLYPNPVKKDQNFTIVFPPMENLIISIYDGGGRLVTLDKVDEKAKSYVNHLPVQSSYLINLTQNGKIIKTFKLIVD, from the coding sequence ATGCTACACCTTCGACAATCGAGGATTGTTACGATGCTTATGCTGTCGTGCTCATTCTCGGCCTATGCCCAATTGGTAGGCTCCGATGTCCAGCTTTGGGAAAAAACCAATCCTACTCTGCGGGAAGCGACCAGGTGCCGGGATGAAAATCTGCTGAATTTCCATTGCGGTATCAAGGACAAATCTCTCAAAAAGTACATCAAGTACAGTAAAAACAAGAGCCATACGCTCAGTCTGGTTCATGCTTCAAAAGAAGATGAAATGATCTGGATGAATCCGGACAAAGAAGTTTCTTTAGGAAATACAGTCTACAACAAAGGTAAAGAGGCAAAAGAAATCGGTAAAAAGCCGAGTATTTTTTCCTTTACCGGAACTGCAGATCCGGACAAGCAGAAAACAGACAGCTTAAAGATCAGATTTGAAGATCAGAATCTTTATGAAATGATTTTCCTGCCGAGAAAAGCAAAAACAACGGATCTTAATAAAATTCATTCCTATCTTTCTATTAAATACGGAATATCTTTAGAAAAAGGTAAATATTACGGAAGCGATGGAAAAGTAATCTGGGATCCTGAACAACACAAAGATTACAGTTACAGGCCAACGGGTCTGGGAAGAGATGATGGAAATGAACTGTATCAGAAACAGTCTTCCAACCAGGCAGATCCTTTTTTAGCTATCGGAATGAACAATATCTTCAGAACAAATTCTGAAAATACAACCGTTCTGGATAATAATAATTTTGTCATGTGGTCTGATGACAACAAAGATATGTCTTTAAAAAATGACAGAATTCTGGATGTGCTTGATAGAAACTGGGAAATTGGTTTTATCGGAAATAAAATTCCTAAGACCGGTTACCAAGTGAGAATTATTAAAGAAACTGTGAATCCAAAGGCTTTACCGCTTTCTTACTGGATGCTTCTGAAAAAAGACAACGGGGAAATTCAAAAGATTGCAGGGGTTGAAAACGGAAATTATGTTACTTTCAGTAAAGTTGATTTCATCGATCCTTTCGATACGGGAAATACCACGCATTTCACGTTTGCCGTAAGCCCTTTGAAGAATACGAAACCTGAAACCGGAAATCAGGACCCGAGATCAAATACAATCAGTGAAAAAGATATTTCTCTGGACCTTACAAAGATTTCATTGTACCCTAATCCGGTGAAAAAAGATCAAAACTTTACCATTGTCTTCCCGCCTATGGAGAATCTTATCATCTCTATTTATGACGGCGGCGGCAGATTGGTAACTTTAGATAAAGTAGATGAAAAGGCAAAATCTTATGTCAATCACCTGCCTGTTCAGAGTTCATATCTGATCAATCTTACCCAGAACGGAAAAATTATTAAAACTTTTAAACTAATCGTCGATTAA